One genomic region from Spirulina subsalsa PCC 9445 encodes:
- a CDS encoding ATP-binding protein — MIFARYNRIIQITFVIVILVVSVLFYWQFMSQYKYETQQLKHTMREVVTIIDRKLENAENYVEQMQFRANSFYDISQITAFESILLDSLKEEESQGQIYYNLDHIPEPYSPRLIGNLTGMGTLQERSSEFYRELEMALYINPLLQTAFKLIPNTLWAYYLSENHFLNLYPWVRSEQAHFTEDLLTSQTYSFASPENNSEHHRFWSPVYLNPVTHQPIVTCGAPVYEKDQFRGLIALDFTLDIFRQILAEESPKVGHFLLFNEQEQIIAIDELNHYSEPSIISLKNYLPDTLKLKINSYLENSPLTVQDTGSYLLVHEEFQNTNWKLLFVAKKSEVITPILFHVSLGLGLILTGSLLLFFLVNQLIKREFINPASQLVEHIEACSQNQTVDYGDVPENWFSWFETIAHIFQENKKMTTELVQREKMSSLGQLVAGIAHEVNNPINFIYGNLNYVKHYGIDLLNIIDLYEKHYPEPPEEIEDYYQEVDLDFLREDLPKLLQSMEVGAERIREIVLSLRNFSRLDESDKKRVDLHHGLESTLMIVDNRLKVPGSEKRIKVEKKYDVLPPVECYAGLMNQVFLNVLTNAIDAVLNCEREEKLIKIETRYLEEGNIQVSIADNGQGIPESAQDHIFEPFFTTKPVGKGTGLGLSVSYQIIVDRHHGKLTYHSVPGEGTEFVITIPVESVSN; from the coding sequence ATGATCTTTGCCCGTTACAATCGTATTATTCAAATCACCTTTGTTATTGTAATTTTAGTCGTTTCCGTTTTATTCTACTGGCAGTTTATGAGTCAGTATAAATACGAGACTCAGCAACTGAAACACACCATGCGAGAAGTGGTTACGATTATTGATCGTAAACTGGAAAACGCCGAAAATTATGTAGAACAGATGCAGTTTCGGGCAAACTCCTTTTATGATATTAGTCAAATTACAGCGTTTGAGTCTATCCTGTTGGATAGCCTAAAAGAGGAAGAAAGTCAAGGGCAAATTTACTATAATTTAGATCATATTCCAGAACCCTACAGTCCTCGCTTAATTGGTAATTTAACGGGGATGGGAACGCTACAAGAACGCAGTTCTGAGTTTTATCGGGAACTAGAAATGGCGTTATATATAAACCCGTTATTACAAACCGCTTTTAAACTCATTCCGAATACTCTCTGGGCGTATTATTTATCAGAAAATCACTTTTTAAATCTTTATCCTTGGGTGAGGTCAGAACAAGCCCATTTTACCGAAGATTTATTAACCTCCCAAACCTATTCCTTCGCCTCTCCTGAGAATAATTCTGAACATCATCGCTTTTGGAGTCCAGTCTATCTCAACCCCGTGACTCATCAACCCATCGTTACTTGTGGCGCACCCGTTTATGAAAAAGACCAATTTCGCGGGCTAATTGCCCTTGATTTTACCTTAGATATTTTTAGGCAAATTTTAGCCGAAGAATCCCCCAAAGTGGGGCATTTTTTGTTATTTAATGAGCAAGAACAAATTATTGCCATTGATGAACTAAATCATTATTCTGAACCTTCGATTATTAGTCTTAAAAATTATTTACCCGATACCCTGAAACTGAAAATCAACTCCTATTTAGAAAATAGCCCGCTCACGGTTCAAGATACCGGGAGTTATTTATTAGTTCATGAAGAGTTTCAAAATACTAACTGGAAACTTTTATTTGTTGCTAAAAAATCTGAAGTTATTACACCCATTTTGTTTCATGTTTCCCTAGGCTTAGGACTGATTTTAACAGGTTCTCTGTTGTTGTTCTTTTTAGTAAACCAACTGATTAAGCGAGAATTTATTAATCCGGCCAGTCAATTGGTTGAACATATCGAAGCTTGTAGTCAAAATCAAACCGTTGACTATGGAGATGTGCCAGAAAATTGGTTTTCTTGGTTTGAAACCATTGCCCATATTTTCCAAGAGAATAAAAAAATGACCACAGAGTTGGTACAACGGGAGAAAATGTCTAGTTTGGGGCAACTGGTGGCGGGAATTGCCCATGAGGTGAATAACCCGATTAATTTTATCTATGGGAATTTGAATTATGTCAAACATTATGGCATTGATTTATTAAATATTATTGATTTGTACGAAAAACATTATCCTGAACCTCCAGAGGAGATAGAGGACTATTATCAGGAAGTGGATTTAGATTTTTTGCGGGAAGATTTGCCTAAACTCTTGCAATCAATGGAGGTGGGGGCCGAACGAATTCGGGAAATTGTCTTATCGTTGCGTAATTTTTCCCGTTTGGATGAGTCGGATAAAAAACGGGTAGACTTACATCATGGACTAGAAAGCACACTGATGATTGTTGACAATCGCTTGAAAGTTCCCGGTTCTGAGAAGAGAATTAAAGTTGAGAAAAAATATGATGTTTTGCCTCCGGTAGAATGTTACGCCGGATTAATGAATCAAGTGTTTTTAAATGTTTTAACTAATGCCATTGATGCGGTTTTGAATTGTGAACGAGAGGAGAAACTAATTAAGATTGAAACGCGCTATTTGGAGGAGGGAAATATTCAGGTTTCCATTGCGGATAATGGTCAAGGAATTCCTGAGTCGGCACAAGATCACATTTTCGAGCCGTTTTTTACGACGAAACCTGTGGGCAAGGGAACGGGTTTAGGGTTATCGGTGAGTTATCAGATTATTGTAGATCGTCATCATGGAAAGTTAACCTATCATTCTGTACCGGGGGAGGGGACGGAGTTTGTGATTACAATTCCGGTGGAATCTGTGAGTAATTGA
- a CDS encoding ATP-binding protein, giving the protein MVNFSSTLGEFARSIPLCDANASLETVLALMDSSRGEMVVVVDPRDRPVGVVRLARFLPYLGCRLLVGTIAQAQTRLGGWGIGRSDWSQSQNSGQGINGELRHLLEPVAMLPDTLRLGEIKDYFDQNPLLHHCSAYVVVDGEQKVQGLLDDCKLWRALLPENSGAGDVLGTVWTRPMGHPESSAKTRENLQDFLQLLDQLPIPLMLNTQQGEVLHQNATWQAQVGRQENPSSPPMQSTCPKAVDCMMLPTESYEAFCEQVHQALSQEQALQRWCSLIDEWEEPGGTSGFGQTPPALIQHRFSAGTIPSSHEPLEHQVWQFVKLPLQINTEQRGNTLAQSLPQLWLILATDVTEQRQLCKELAAKNADLVQLNRLKDEFLACISHELKTPLTAVLGLSSLLKDQKLGELNARQMRYAQLIYQSGRQLMTVVNDILDLTRLETGQLQLTLETVDLKVACDRAYEQARTQIHKNTEPLNPDFPLMDFTLEIEEGLKFIVADELRLRQMLVHLLENAFKFTPPEGKIGLKVSRWQGWIDFTVWDTGIGIPESAQHLIFQKFQQLESPLTRQFEGTGLGLVLTQRLARAHGGDISFISTVGKGSKFTLLLPPTPPEHHLSAANNAPNNQLILIVEAVPQSIEQLSGMLQKQGYRVIIARTGTEALEKARQVQPRAILLNPVLPLLSGWDVLTLLKADATTEGIPVLVMATRAERQQAKQNGADGFLSLPVQPSALQENLSRLRSQPMVHQSNLTILRLNPKFAEVTADGSAVFVTEFGLALSQQTSGLNYRILEADDLEQASVLARVWHPDVLLLEGINGTDSVEFMRSLTQYENLVHLPLVTLETQTTAAANQFPSLAVFPCLIPIAEQTITALLQVIQVAAGVSTQPHLLIFGDNLPPEGEQNNQNGEFLPALTQYLQTAGLRSLLAQSWSEVYSQIQQHSVDLLILYLHNKAPSAEWQAGIQGLADSAFTPPILLLDHRPSPHFPGLDPQFNHLVVEVVEYGSQSMAELLTHIHQLLG; this is encoded by the coding sequence ATGGTTAACTTCTCTTCCACTCTCGGTGAGTTTGCGCGCTCTATTCCTCTGTGTGATGCCAATGCCAGTCTTGAAACGGTGCTGGCTTTAATGGATTCGAGTCGAGGAGAGATGGTGGTGGTGGTGGATCCAAGGGATCGCCCTGTGGGGGTAGTTCGCCTGGCTCGTTTTCTCCCCTATTTGGGCTGTCGTTTGCTAGTAGGGACTATTGCTCAAGCTCAGACGAGATTAGGGGGCTGGGGGATTGGTCGTTCGGATTGGAGTCAGTCCCAAAATTCTGGGCAGGGGATAAATGGGGAGTTGCGGCATTTACTTGAACCTGTGGCGATGTTGCCGGATACTCTACGTTTAGGGGAGATTAAAGATTATTTTGATCAGAATCCTTTGCTCCATCACTGTTCAGCTTATGTGGTGGTAGATGGGGAACAAAAGGTGCAGGGACTGTTAGATGATTGTAAGTTGTGGCGGGCGTTATTGCCTGAGAATTCGGGGGCTGGGGATGTCTTGGGGACTGTCTGGACAAGGCCGATGGGACACCCGGAAAGCTCAGCAAAAACTCGGGAAAATTTACAGGATTTCCTGCAATTGTTGGATCAATTGCCCATTCCCTTGATGCTCAACACCCAACAGGGGGAAGTTTTACATCAAAATGCGACTTGGCAAGCCCAAGTCGGTCGGCAAGAAAACCCTAGTAGTCCACCGATGCAGTCTACTTGTCCGAAGGCTGTAGATTGTATGATGTTACCGACGGAGAGTTATGAGGCGTTTTGTGAACAAGTCCACCAAGCCTTGAGTCAGGAACAAGCGTTACAACGTTGGTGTAGTTTAATTGATGAGTGGGAAGAACCCGGAGGAACATCGGGCTTTGGACAAACGCCCCCCGCTTTAATTCAACATCGGTTCTCGGCGGGAACGATTCCCAGTTCTCATGAGCCTTTAGAACACCAAGTTTGGCAATTTGTCAAGCTTCCGTTACAAATCAACACAGAGCAAAGGGGCAACACTTTGGCTCAATCTTTGCCACAACTGTGGCTAATTTTGGCGACCGATGTCACGGAACAGCGACAACTTTGTAAAGAATTGGCGGCGAAGAATGCGGATCTGGTGCAGTTAAACCGCTTGAAAGATGAGTTTTTAGCCTGTATTAGCCATGAACTGAAAACGCCTCTGACGGCGGTTCTGGGGCTGTCGAGTTTGTTAAAAGACCAGAAACTGGGGGAATTGAATGCCCGTCAAATGCGTTATGCTCAATTGATTTATCAAAGTGGGCGGCAGTTGATGACGGTGGTCAATGATATTTTAGATTTAACCCGTCTGGAAACGGGGCAGCTGCAACTGACGCTGGAAACGGTGGATCTGAAGGTGGCGTGCGATCGCGCCTACGAACAAGCCAGAACCCAAATCCACAAAAACACTGAACCCCTCAATCCCGATTTCCCCCTGATGGACTTCACCCTAGAGATTGAAGAGGGTCTAAAATTCATCGTGGCCGATGAACTGCGCTTGCGCCAGATGCTGGTTCATTTGTTGGAAAACGCCTTTAAATTCACCCCCCCCGAGGGGAAAATTGGGCTGAAAGTCAGTCGTTGGCAAGGGTGGATTGATTTTACTGTTTGGGATACAGGAATTGGCATTCCTGAATCAGCCCAGCACCTGATTTTCCAGAAATTCCAACAACTGGAAAGCCCCCTCACCCGGCAATTTGAAGGCACTGGTTTAGGGTTGGTATTAACCCAACGATTAGCCCGCGCTCATGGGGGCGATATTTCCTTTATTTCCACTGTGGGGAAGGGGAGTAAATTCACGTTGCTCTTGCCTCCCACCCCACCAGAACATCATCTGTCGGCGGCGAATAATGCCCCGAATAATCAACTGATTTTAATTGTGGAAGCGGTTCCCCAATCTATTGAACAGTTGAGCGGAATGTTACAAAAACAAGGTTATCGGGTGATTATTGCCCGAACGGGGACGGAGGCACTGGAAAAAGCCCGACAGGTTCAACCTCGCGCTATTTTACTCAACCCTGTGTTGCCCTTGCTCTCGGGGTGGGATGTGTTAACCCTGCTTAAAGCAGATGCTACCACAGAGGGGATTCCTGTGTTGGTCATGGCAACGCGGGCTGAACGCCAACAGGCCAAACAAAATGGGGCTGATGGTTTCCTGAGTCTGCCTGTGCAACCTTCGGCACTCCAAGAGAACCTCTCCCGCTTACGTTCTCAACCGATGGTTCACCAAAGCAACTTAACTATTTTGCGACTTAACCCAAAGTTTGCTGAAGTTACTGCCGATGGCAGCGCGGTATTTGTGACGGAATTTGGGTTGGCTTTATCTCAACAGACTTCGGGGTTAAATTATCGTATTCTCGAAGCGGATGATCTTGAACAGGCCAGTGTTTTAGCCCGGGTTTGGCATCCGGATGTTTTGTTGTTGGAAGGGATTAATGGGACGGATTCGGTGGAGTTTATGCGATCGCTCACCCAATATGAAAATCTGGTGCATTTACCCCTCGTCACCCTCGAAACCCAAACTACAGCCGCGGCTAATCAATTCCCGAGTCTGGCCGTTTTCCCCTGCTTAATCCCCATTGCAGAACAAACCATTACCGCCCTATTACAGGTGATTCAAGTGGCCGCGGGTGTCTCTACTCAGCCCCATCTGCTGATCTTTGGGGATAATTTGCCCCCAGAGGGAGAGCAAAACAACCAAAATGGGGAATTTTTGCCCGCTTTAACCCAATATCTTCAAACCGCAGGTTTACGCAGTTTACTCGCACAATCTTGGTCAGAAGTCTATAGTCAAATTCAACAACACAGTGTTGATCTTTTGATTCTCTATCTCCACAACAAAGCCCCCTCTGCTGAGTGGCAAGCGGGAATTCAAGGATTAGCTGATTCGGCTTTTACGCCTCCAATTTTATTGTTAGATCATCGTCCTTCTCCCCATTTTCCGGGTTTAGATCCCCAGTTCAATCATTTAGTGGTGGAGGTGGTAGAATACGGTTCTCAATCAATGGCGGAGTTATTGACTCACATTCATCAATTGTTAGGATGA
- the chlP gene encoding geranylgeranyl reductase translates to MVLRVAVVGSGPAGSSAAETLAKAGIETYLFERKLDNAKPCGGAIPLCMVSEFDLPPEIIDRRVRKMKMISPSNIEVNIGQTLKDDEYIGMCRREVLDGFLRDRAAQCGAKLINGTVYQLDIPSSDNHPYTLHYADHSNGSATGEMKTLQVDLVIGADGANSRIAKAIDAGDYNYAIAFQERIRLPQDKMDYYEELAEMYVGDDVSPDFYAWVFPKYDHVAVGTGTMKVNKAIIKNLQAGIRARAAKKLEGGEIIKVEAHPIPEHPRPRRVVGRVALVGDAAGTVTKSSGEGIYFAAKSARMCAETIVETSNNGQRIPTEADLKLYIKRWDKQYGMTYLVLDILQRVFYRSDATREAFVEMCSDIDVQRLTFDSYLYKTVVPANPLVQMKITAKTIGSLLRGNALAP, encoded by the coding sequence TTGGTACTAAGGGTTGCTGTTGTTGGCTCCGGTCCAGCAGGTTCATCTGCTGCTGAGACACTGGCAAAAGCTGGAATTGAAACTTATTTATTTGAACGTAAGTTAGATAACGCCAAACCCTGCGGCGGGGCGATCCCCCTGTGCATGGTAAGCGAGTTTGATCTCCCCCCGGAAATTATTGATCGCCGGGTGCGGAAAATGAAAATGATCTCCCCCTCCAACATTGAGGTCAATATTGGTCAGACTTTAAAAGATGATGAGTATATTGGGATGTGCCGTCGGGAAGTTCTCGACGGTTTTCTACGGGATCGGGCGGCTCAATGTGGGGCAAAATTAATCAATGGAACGGTCTATCAACTCGATATTCCCTCCTCCGACAATCACCCCTACACCTTGCACTATGCCGATCATTCCAACGGTAGCGCCACTGGGGAAATGAAAACCCTGCAAGTGGATCTAGTGATTGGGGCTGATGGGGCGAACTCCCGAATTGCTAAAGCCATTGATGCCGGGGATTATAATTATGCGATCGCCTTCCAAGAACGCATCCGTCTTCCTCAAGACAAAATGGACTACTACGAAGAATTGGCGGAGATGTACGTTGGAGATGACGTTTCCCCCGACTTCTACGCTTGGGTATTCCCCAAATATGACCATGTGGCCGTCGGTACCGGCACCATGAAAGTCAACAAAGCCATTATTAAAAATTTACAGGCCGGAATTCGCGCCCGGGCTGCCAAAAAACTCGAAGGTGGCGAAATCATTAAAGTAGAAGCCCATCCCATCCCGGAACACCCCCGGCCTCGTCGTGTGGTGGGTCGTGTAGCCTTAGTGGGAGATGCCGCCGGTACCGTGACTAAATCCTCGGGAGAAGGGATCTACTTTGCCGCCAAGTCTGCCCGGATGTGCGCCGAAACCATTGTAGAAACCAGTAACAATGGTCAACGCATCCCCACGGAAGCGGATCTTAAGCTGTATATCAAACGTTGGGATAAACAGTATGGCATGACCTACTTAGTCTTGGACATCCTGCAACGGGTGTTTTATCGCAGTGATGCCACCCGCGAGGCCTTTGTAGAAATGTGTTCAGACATTGATGTACAACGGCTAACCTTTGACAGCTACTTATATAAAACTGTTGTGCCTGCCAATCCTTTGGTTCAAATGAAAATTACAGCCAAAACCATTGGTAGTTTGCTTCGCGGCAATGCGCTAGCCCCTTAG
- a CDS encoding GumC family protein: MSSPIVKRFFVSLSKNKWIGLAVSIIVAGGASVVAILPPPAPPPTRYKAIGQLAFSNPPPTATETGKVLQEQGRVLDRPTLLSEPVLQGLVETVDLPNPVESVRRINLQLPKEGEPPLIRVEYVDTNEERTARTLEVLMEKMIEHSRMLNTSRLRSQIEALQKRVEEAKADLAEAEQEFYRFMTREATGLVAAQDGTLFMAISAGQQQQRELRLQLDTVNAQIQSLSTQLSLTPEEAFVASALSADPIIASLRTQILQAETQMQMLANDLRPEHPTMRELNKQLAAYNELLTERANEVIGSDNVFDARPREIRKSSSLDPTRQQLAAQIGQLRTQKEAIEQQIRTVRRTEEELRLAYERFPTKQLEQARLQQQVAIRKQFHDTMQGALVDAQSAEAETISSLSLASPPRLEQVEEPDSSRPHPVIILAAGYVGAVVAGAVVILGMSFLDPKVYTAKELQDILSERDVAVLGELPVLVPGSEEELPLLLGVNAPYLDLYELFRSNIRRLSPKSTKVILVTSVSQGEGKSVVAYNLAIASAHAGKRTLLVEGDLRSPSNAQAVKLAVDHDAQAEPLSYYGSRNDSVRLVPDVMNLYISPSAGPQRKAAAIVESSELKSLLEDARQRFDLVIVDSPALTTCNDALLLQPQTDGMILVTGVGVSQAKILGAMLDEMTEAEMPIIGAAINAVPLPVPELYSKASAFSSAPSREALGSEGTLVPMGQDTEEPEELIGSGR; this comes from the coding sequence ATGTCTTCACCAATCGTCAAACGTTTTTTCGTTAGCCTCAGCAAAAATAAATGGATTGGACTGGCCGTCTCCATTATCGTAGCGGGTGGGGCAAGTGTAGTCGCCATCCTACCGCCCCCAGCCCCTCCACCCACACGCTACAAGGCCATTGGTCAATTAGCGTTTAGTAATCCTCCACCCACCGCTACAGAGACGGGGAAAGTGCTGCAAGAACAGGGTAGAGTTTTAGACCGGCCCACCTTACTCTCCGAACCCGTCTTACAAGGACTGGTCGAAACCGTCGATTTACCCAACCCCGTCGAATCCGTGAGGCGCATTAATCTGCAATTGCCCAAAGAAGGCGAACCCCCCTTAATTCGCGTGGAATATGTGGACACCAACGAAGAAAGGACAGCACGGACGTTAGAAGTGCTAATGGAGAAAATGATTGAACATAGTCGGATGTTGAATACATCCCGCTTGCGATCGCAAATTGAAGCCCTCCAGAAACGGGTCGAAGAAGCCAAAGCCGATCTTGCCGAAGCCGAACAAGAATTTTATCGCTTTATGACCCGGGAAGCCACAGGTCTAGTTGCCGCCCAAGATGGAACCCTCTTTATGGCCATCAGTGCCGGACAACAACAGCAGCGCGAGTTAAGGCTACAACTCGATACTGTCAACGCTCAAATTCAAAGTTTATCCACCCAGTTATCCCTCACCCCCGAAGAGGCTTTTGTCGCTTCGGCCCTCAGTGCAGACCCCATTATTGCTAGTTTACGCACTCAGATTTTACAGGCCGAAACCCAGATGCAAATGTTGGCCAATGATTTGCGTCCCGAACATCCCACCATGCGGGAACTCAACAAACAATTAGCCGCCTACAATGAACTACTGACCGAGCGCGCCAATGAAGTGATTGGCAGTGACAATGTATTTGATGCCCGTCCTCGGGAAATTCGCAAAAGCAGCAGTTTAGACCCCACGCGTCAACAGTTAGCCGCCCAAATAGGACAGTTACGCACCCAAAAAGAAGCCATTGAGCAACAAATCCGCACAGTGCGCCGCACGGAAGAAGAACTACGCCTTGCCTATGAACGCTTCCCCACGAAACAGTTGGAACAAGCCCGACTTCAGCAACAAGTCGCCATTCGCAAGCAATTCCACGACACCATGCAGGGCGCCCTCGTAGATGCCCAATCTGCCGAAGCAGAAACCATCAGTAGTCTGAGTTTGGCCAGTCCTCCCCGTTTGGAGCAAGTGGAAGAACCTGATTCTAGTCGCCCTCATCCGGTGATTATTCTGGCGGCGGGCTATGTGGGGGCTGTGGTTGCCGGGGCTGTGGTGATTTTGGGGATGTCCTTCTTAGATCCCAAAGTCTACACCGCGAAGGAATTACAGGATATTCTCTCCGAACGAGATGTGGCTGTGTTAGGAGAATTACCTGTTTTAGTGCCGGGGAGTGAGGAAGAGTTGCCCCTCTTGTTGGGGGTGAATGCGCCCTATTTGGATCTTTATGAGTTGTTCCGCAGCAATATCCGTCGCTTGTCTCCCAAATCGACCAAGGTTATTTTAGTGACCAGTGTGAGTCAGGGGGAAGGAAAGAGCGTGGTGGCTTATAATTTGGCCATCGCCTCGGCTCATGCGGGCAAGCGTACCCTGTTAGTTGAGGGAGATTTGCGATCGCCGTCCAATGCCCAAGCGGTGAAATTAGCCGTAGATCATGATGCCCAAGCCGAACCTTTATCCTATTATGGGTCCCGGAATGATTCGGTGCGTTTAGTGCCGGATGTGATGAATCTCTACATTTCCCCCAGTGCCGGCCCCCAACGCAAAGCGGCGGCCATTGTGGAGTCGAGTGAGTTAAAGAGTCTGTTAGAAGATGCCCGCCAGCGTTTTGATTTGGTGATTGTGGATAGTCCCGCTTTAACGACTTGTAATGATGCCCTGTTATTACAGCCCCAAACCGATGGCATGATTTTAGTGACAGGTGTTGGGGTAAGTCAGGCGAAGATTTTGGGGGCAATGTTGGATGAAATGACAGAGGCGGAAATGCCCATTATCGGCGCGGCCATTAACGCGGTGCCTCTCCCTGTTCCGGAGTTATATTCTAAGGCCTCTGCTTTCTCCTCTGCGCCTTCCCGTGAGGCGTTGGGCAGTGAGGGAACCCTAGTTCCGATGGGTCAAGATACGGAGGAACCGGAGGAGTTGATTGGTAGTGGCCGTTGA
- a CDS encoding sulfite exporter TauE/SafE family protein, translating to MLITVVGHLLAVAIGISLGLIGGGGSILAVPILVYVMGIGSKEAIAMSLFIVGIVSSIGAIPHWFQGNVNLKTVAMFTPAAMVGSFLGARLTALPWITDTIQLIAFGVVMILASVLMIRKQENKIPAPREGKPHPTYPKWLAIPAEGLAVGILTGFVGVGGGFLIIPALVLLGGIPMKEAIGTSLLIITFKSVTGFLGYIDQVTVDWGLMFSFTLAASIGTWGGASLTRYIDGKKLQKGFGYFVLAIAVFVLIQR from the coding sequence ATGCTGATCACGGTTGTGGGACATTTGTTGGCGGTAGCCATCGGGATTAGTTTAGGGTTAATTGGTGGGGGCGGGTCGATTCTAGCGGTGCCGATTTTGGTCTATGTGATGGGGATTGGGTCAAAAGAGGCGATCGCCATGAGTTTGTTTATTGTGGGGATTGTGAGTAGTATTGGGGCGATTCCCCACTGGTTTCAGGGCAACGTGAACTTAAAAACCGTTGCCATGTTCACCCCGGCCGCCATGGTGGGATCTTTTTTAGGCGCTCGTTTAACGGCCTTGCCTTGGATTACCGACACCATTCAACTGATTGCCTTTGGGGTGGTGATGATCTTGGCCAGTGTGTTGATGATTCGCAAACAAGAGAACAAAATCCCCGCCCCCCGTGAGGGTAAACCCCATCCCACCTATCCTAAATGGTTAGCGATTCCTGCCGAGGGTCTAGCGGTGGGGATTCTGACGGGATTTGTGGGGGTAGGGGGCGGTTTCTTGATTATTCCGGCCTTGGTGTTATTAGGGGGAATTCCGATGAAAGAGGCCATCGGGACTTCATTATTGATTATTACCTTTAAATCGGTGACGGGTTTTCTGGGCTATATCGACCAAGTAACAGTAGATTGGGGCTTAATGTTCTCCTTTACCTTAGCGGCAAGTATAGGGACGTGGGGAGGGGCTTCCTTAACCCGGTATATTGACGGGAAAAAGCTCCAAAAGGGTTTCGGGTATTTTGTCTTGGCGATCGCGGTTTTTGTCTTGATTCAACGTTGA
- a CDS encoding YaaW family protein, whose translation MGQDEKLGVEVRTLDELRDVLELATDEELQHLTHLLFCRRLNPLDYIQTPDVMEVQSRDRHSQIELLEQRFRYLAADGFTVLRGESNKISYRQVLIQVSRYLKIPYSQSMSTVDLEAEIFLNLITKAWDRLPSQEQESLTLRIQKSLQASKYREPLPAQIQHNPIHFLLKGGSVLAVSSVLRSVLLQQIARQFALHFATYQTARTALLRGGTAAATQIQNHLTLQTARQGMALTAARHGAVRTVFAFMGPVLWAAFFADLGWRAIATNYGRVIPTIFALAQIRLTRGESWGTVTV comes from the coding sequence ATGGGACAAGATGAGAAATTAGGGGTGGAGGTTAGGACATTGGACGAACTGAGGGATGTGTTAGAACTGGCAACCGATGAGGAACTGCAACACCTGACCCATTTGTTATTTTGCCGTCGTTTGAATCCCTTAGACTATATCCAGACACCGGATGTCATGGAGGTTCAAAGTCGCGATCGCCACTCACAGATTGAACTCCTAGAACAACGGTTTCGTTACTTAGCCGCCGATGGCTTCACCGTGTTACGGGGGGAAAGTAACAAGATCAGCTACCGACAGGTTTTAATCCAAGTCAGTCGGTATCTCAAAATTCCCTACTCCCAGTCTATGAGTACCGTGGATCTAGAAGCCGAGATTTTCCTCAACCTAATCACCAAAGCCTGGGATCGTTTACCCTCCCAAGAACAAGAATCCTTGACCCTACGCATCCAAAAATCCCTACAAGCCTCGAAATACCGCGAACCTTTACCCGCCCAAATCCAACATAATCCCATTCATTTCCTGCTCAAAGGGGGGAGTGTTTTGGCCGTCAGTTCCGTTTTACGTTCCGTACTCCTCCAACAGATCGCCCGCCAGTTTGCCCTGCACTTTGCCACCTACCAAACCGCCCGAACTGCCCTCTTACGGGGGGGAACCGCCGCCGCTACCCAGATTCAGAACCATCTCACCCTGCAAACCGCCCGCCAAGGGATGGCACTAACAGCCGCCCGTCATGGGGCCGTGCGGACAGTCTTTGCCTTTATGGGACCCGTCCTCTGGGCGGCCTTTTTTGCAGATTTGGGTTGGCGTGCGATCGCCACCAACTACGGCCGCGTCATTCCCACCATCTTTGCTTTAGCTCAAATTCGTCTCACCCGGGGCGAGTCTTGGGGAACCGTCACCGTTTAA